In one window of Acanthochromis polyacanthus isolate Apoly-LR-REF ecotype Palm Island chromosome 8, KAUST_Apoly_ChrSc, whole genome shotgun sequence DNA:
- the slc1a2b gene encoding excitatory amino acid transporter 2b isoform X3, with protein MYIALTSTPPEMNANSMPKQVEVRMHESHLEPIEARPQSKCAKICSKMFKNLLLTLTVLGVILGAVAGMLLRVASPIHPDIVMVIAFPGDILMRMLKMLILPLIISSLITGLAGLDAKSSGRLGTRAMVYYMSTTVIAAILGVILVLVIHPGNPKLKENLGEGEKNDDVSSLDAFFDLIRNLFPENLVQACFQQIQTVTKKVEVIVEEDVNATAVEGLVANLTKEPQFIIKKSLQFKSGMNVLGLIGFFIAFGICMGKMGEKAKLMIDFFNILNEIVMKLVIMIMWYSPFGIACLICGKIISIKDLEVVARQLGMYMITVIIGLIIHGAIFLPSIYFVIVRKNPFTFFLGIFQAWITALGTASSAGTLPVTFRCLEENLGIDKRVTRFVLPVGATINMDGTALYEAVAAIFIAQMNGIYLDPGQIVTVSLTATLASVGAASIPSAGLVTMLLILTAVGLPTQDISLLVAVDWLLDRFRTSVNVVGDSYGAGIVYHMSKAELEELDAHMAKSDDIEMMTKTQSYYDDMKNHHENNSNQ; from the exons ATGTATATAGCACTTACCTCAACTCCCCCAGAAATGAA TGCCAACAGTATGCCTAAACAAGTGGAGGTGAGGATGCATGAGAGTCACCTGGAGCCCATTGAGGCCAGGCCTCAGTCGAAATGTGCCAAAATCTGCTCCAAAATGTTCAAGAACCTTCTGCTCACACTCACCGTCCTCG GTGTGATCTTGGGAGCTGTAGCAGGGATGTTGCTTCGTGTTGCCTCCCCGATCCACCCAGATATTGTCATGGTGATTGCTTTTCCCGGAGACATCCTGATGAGGATGCTGAAGATGTTGATCCTGCCTCTCATCATCTCCAGTTTAATCACAG GTCTGGCCGGTCTGGACGCCAAATCTAGCGGTCGCCTGGGCACCAGAGCTATGGTCTACTACATGTCCACCACTGTTATTGCTGCTATCCTGGGAGTCATCCTGGTGTTAGTTATCCACCCCGGCAACCCCAAACTGAAGGAGAATCTGGGCGAGGGCGAGAAAAATGATGACGTGTCCAGCTTGGATGCCTTCTTTGATCTGATCAGGAACCTGTTCCCAGAGAACCTGGTGCAGGCTTGTTTCCAGCAG ATTCAAACGGTCACAAAGAAGGTGGAGGTGATCGTTGAGGAGGACGTCAATGCCACCGCTGTGGAGGGCCTGGTGGCTAACCTCACCAAGGAACCTCAGTTCATAATCAAAAAGTCACTGCAGTTCAAAAGTGGCATGAATGTTTTGG GTTTGATTGGTTTCTTTATTGCATTTGGCATCTGCATGGGCAAGATGGGAGAGAAAGCCAAACTCATGATTGATTTCTTCAACATCCTCAATGAGATTGTGATGAAGCTTGTCATCATGATCATGTG GTACTCTCCCTTCGGTATCGCCTGTTTGATTTGTGGCAAGATCATCTCCATCAAGGACTTGGAGGTGGTGGCCAGGCAGCTGGGCATGTACATGATCACTGTGATTATTGGCCTCATCATCCACGGAGCAATCTTCCTGCCCAGCATTTACTTTGTTATCGTCAGGAAAAACCCCTTCACCTTCTTCCTGGGGATCTTCCAGGCCTGGATCACTGCTCTGGGGACAGCCTCCAG TGCTGGTACACTGCCTGTCACCTTCCGTTGTCTGGAGGAGAACTTGGGTATTGACAAAAGAGTCACTCGTTTTGTGCTCCCAGTCGGTGCCACCATCAACATGGATGGAACTGCTCTGTATGAGGCTGTGGCTGCCATCTTCATTGCCCAGATGAACGGCATCTACCTTGACCCTGGTCAGATTGTCACAGTCAG TCTGACAGCCACCTTGGCCAGTGTTGGGGCAGCCAGTATTCCCAGTGCTGGTCTGGTGACTATGCTGCTGATCCTGACCGCTGTCGGCCTGCCAACCCAAGACATCAGTCTGCTGGTTGCTGTCGACTGGCTGCT GGATCGATTCAGGACCTCAGTGAATGTGGTGGGTGACTCCTACGGTGCAGGCATCGTGTACCACATGTCCAAGGCGGAGCTGGAAGAGCTGGACGCTCACATGGCTAAATCTGACGACATTGAAATGATGACGAAGACCCAATCTTATTACGATGACATGAAGAACCACCACGAAAACAATTCCAACCA GTAA
- the slc1a2b gene encoding excitatory amino acid transporter 2b isoform X1, which yields MYIALTSTPPEMNANSMPKQVEVRMHESHLEPIEARPQSKCAKICSKMFKNLLLTLTVLGVILGAVAGMLLRVASPIHPDIVMVIAFPGDILMRMLKMLILPLIISSLITGLAGLDAKSSGRLGTRAMVYYMSTTVIAAILGVILVLVIHPGNPKLKENLGEGEKNDDVSSLDAFFDLIRNLFPENLVQACFQQIQTVTKKVEVIVEEDVNATAVEGLVANLTKEPQFIIKKSLQFKSGMNVLGLIGFFIAFGICMGKMGEKAKLMIDFFNILNEIVMKLVIMIMWYSPFGIACLICGKIISIKDLEVVARQLGMYMITVIIGLIIHGAIFLPSIYFVIVRKNPFTFFLGIFQAWITALGTASSAGTLPVTFRCLEENLGIDKRVTRFVLPVGATINMDGTALYEAVAAIFIAQMNGIYLDPGQIVTVSLTATLASVGAASIPSAGLVTMLLILTAVGLPTQDISLLVAVDWLLDRFRTSVNVVGDSYGAGIVYHMSKAELEELDAHMAKSDDIEMMTKTQSYYDDMKNHHENNSNQCVLTATATTTATTTANNSVVVDECKVTSATNGSAAECTLVEEEPWKHE from the exons ATGTATATAGCACTTACCTCAACTCCCCCAGAAATGAA TGCCAACAGTATGCCTAAACAAGTGGAGGTGAGGATGCATGAGAGTCACCTGGAGCCCATTGAGGCCAGGCCTCAGTCGAAATGTGCCAAAATCTGCTCCAAAATGTTCAAGAACCTTCTGCTCACACTCACCGTCCTCG GTGTGATCTTGGGAGCTGTAGCAGGGATGTTGCTTCGTGTTGCCTCCCCGATCCACCCAGATATTGTCATGGTGATTGCTTTTCCCGGAGACATCCTGATGAGGATGCTGAAGATGTTGATCCTGCCTCTCATCATCTCCAGTTTAATCACAG GTCTGGCCGGTCTGGACGCCAAATCTAGCGGTCGCCTGGGCACCAGAGCTATGGTCTACTACATGTCCACCACTGTTATTGCTGCTATCCTGGGAGTCATCCTGGTGTTAGTTATCCACCCCGGCAACCCCAAACTGAAGGAGAATCTGGGCGAGGGCGAGAAAAATGATGACGTGTCCAGCTTGGATGCCTTCTTTGATCTGATCAGGAACCTGTTCCCAGAGAACCTGGTGCAGGCTTGTTTCCAGCAG ATTCAAACGGTCACAAAGAAGGTGGAGGTGATCGTTGAGGAGGACGTCAATGCCACCGCTGTGGAGGGCCTGGTGGCTAACCTCACCAAGGAACCTCAGTTCATAATCAAAAAGTCACTGCAGTTCAAAAGTGGCATGAATGTTTTGG GTTTGATTGGTTTCTTTATTGCATTTGGCATCTGCATGGGCAAGATGGGAGAGAAAGCCAAACTCATGATTGATTTCTTCAACATCCTCAATGAGATTGTGATGAAGCTTGTCATCATGATCATGTG GTACTCTCCCTTCGGTATCGCCTGTTTGATTTGTGGCAAGATCATCTCCATCAAGGACTTGGAGGTGGTGGCCAGGCAGCTGGGCATGTACATGATCACTGTGATTATTGGCCTCATCATCCACGGAGCAATCTTCCTGCCCAGCATTTACTTTGTTATCGTCAGGAAAAACCCCTTCACCTTCTTCCTGGGGATCTTCCAGGCCTGGATCACTGCTCTGGGGACAGCCTCCAG TGCTGGTACACTGCCTGTCACCTTCCGTTGTCTGGAGGAGAACTTGGGTATTGACAAAAGAGTCACTCGTTTTGTGCTCCCAGTCGGTGCCACCATCAACATGGATGGAACTGCTCTGTATGAGGCTGTGGCTGCCATCTTCATTGCCCAGATGAACGGCATCTACCTTGACCCTGGTCAGATTGTCACAGTCAG TCTGACAGCCACCTTGGCCAGTGTTGGGGCAGCCAGTATTCCCAGTGCTGGTCTGGTGACTATGCTGCTGATCCTGACCGCTGTCGGCCTGCCAACCCAAGACATCAGTCTGCTGGTTGCTGTCGACTGGCTGCT GGATCGATTCAGGACCTCAGTGAATGTGGTGGGTGACTCCTACGGTGCAGGCATCGTGTACCACATGTCCAAGGCGGAGCTGGAAGAGCTGGACGCTCACATGGCTAAATCTGACGACATTGAAATGATGACGAAGACCCAATCTTATTACGATGACATGAAGAACCACCACGAAAACAATTCCAACCAGTGCGTCTTAACTGCTACTGCTACCACCACTGCCACCACCACTGCTAACAATTCTGTCGTAGTAGATGAATGCAAG GTAACCTCAGCCACTAACGGCTCTGCTGCGGAGTGCACGCTTGTTGAGGAGGAACCATGGAAACATGAATAA
- the slc1a2b gene encoding excitatory amino acid transporter 2b isoform X2 — protein MPKQVEVRMHESHLEPIEARPQSKCAKICSKMFKNLLLTLTVLGVILGAVAGMLLRVASPIHPDIVMVIAFPGDILMRMLKMLILPLIISSLITGLAGLDAKSSGRLGTRAMVYYMSTTVIAAILGVILVLVIHPGNPKLKENLGEGEKNDDVSSLDAFFDLIRNLFPENLVQACFQQIQTVTKKVEVIVEEDVNATAVEGLVANLTKEPQFIIKKSLQFKSGMNVLGLIGFFIAFGICMGKMGEKAKLMIDFFNILNEIVMKLVIMIMWYSPFGIACLICGKIISIKDLEVVARQLGMYMITVIIGLIIHGAIFLPSIYFVIVRKNPFTFFLGIFQAWITALGTASSAGTLPVTFRCLEENLGIDKRVTRFVLPVGATINMDGTALYEAVAAIFIAQMNGIYLDPGQIVTVSLTATLASVGAASIPSAGLVTMLLILTAVGLPTQDISLLVAVDWLLDRFRTSVNVVGDSYGAGIVYHMSKAELEELDAHMAKSDDIEMMTKTQSYYDDMKNHHENNSNQCVLTATATTTATTTANNSVVVDECKVTSATNGSAAECTLVEEEPWKHE, from the exons ATGCCTAAACAAGTGGAGGTGAGGATGCATGAGAGTCACCTGGAGCCCATTGAGGCCAGGCCTCAGTCGAAATGTGCCAAAATCTGCTCCAAAATGTTCAAGAACCTTCTGCTCACACTCACCGTCCTCG GTGTGATCTTGGGAGCTGTAGCAGGGATGTTGCTTCGTGTTGCCTCCCCGATCCACCCAGATATTGTCATGGTGATTGCTTTTCCCGGAGACATCCTGATGAGGATGCTGAAGATGTTGATCCTGCCTCTCATCATCTCCAGTTTAATCACAG GTCTGGCCGGTCTGGACGCCAAATCTAGCGGTCGCCTGGGCACCAGAGCTATGGTCTACTACATGTCCACCACTGTTATTGCTGCTATCCTGGGAGTCATCCTGGTGTTAGTTATCCACCCCGGCAACCCCAAACTGAAGGAGAATCTGGGCGAGGGCGAGAAAAATGATGACGTGTCCAGCTTGGATGCCTTCTTTGATCTGATCAGGAACCTGTTCCCAGAGAACCTGGTGCAGGCTTGTTTCCAGCAG ATTCAAACGGTCACAAAGAAGGTGGAGGTGATCGTTGAGGAGGACGTCAATGCCACCGCTGTGGAGGGCCTGGTGGCTAACCTCACCAAGGAACCTCAGTTCATAATCAAAAAGTCACTGCAGTTCAAAAGTGGCATGAATGTTTTGG GTTTGATTGGTTTCTTTATTGCATTTGGCATCTGCATGGGCAAGATGGGAGAGAAAGCCAAACTCATGATTGATTTCTTCAACATCCTCAATGAGATTGTGATGAAGCTTGTCATCATGATCATGTG GTACTCTCCCTTCGGTATCGCCTGTTTGATTTGTGGCAAGATCATCTCCATCAAGGACTTGGAGGTGGTGGCCAGGCAGCTGGGCATGTACATGATCACTGTGATTATTGGCCTCATCATCCACGGAGCAATCTTCCTGCCCAGCATTTACTTTGTTATCGTCAGGAAAAACCCCTTCACCTTCTTCCTGGGGATCTTCCAGGCCTGGATCACTGCTCTGGGGACAGCCTCCAG TGCTGGTACACTGCCTGTCACCTTCCGTTGTCTGGAGGAGAACTTGGGTATTGACAAAAGAGTCACTCGTTTTGTGCTCCCAGTCGGTGCCACCATCAACATGGATGGAACTGCTCTGTATGAGGCTGTGGCTGCCATCTTCATTGCCCAGATGAACGGCATCTACCTTGACCCTGGTCAGATTGTCACAGTCAG TCTGACAGCCACCTTGGCCAGTGTTGGGGCAGCCAGTATTCCCAGTGCTGGTCTGGTGACTATGCTGCTGATCCTGACCGCTGTCGGCCTGCCAACCCAAGACATCAGTCTGCTGGTTGCTGTCGACTGGCTGCT GGATCGATTCAGGACCTCAGTGAATGTGGTGGGTGACTCCTACGGTGCAGGCATCGTGTACCACATGTCCAAGGCGGAGCTGGAAGAGCTGGACGCTCACATGGCTAAATCTGACGACATTGAAATGATGACGAAGACCCAATCTTATTACGATGACATGAAGAACCACCACGAAAACAATTCCAACCAGTGCGTCTTAACTGCTACTGCTACCACCACTGCCACCACCACTGCTAACAATTCTGTCGTAGTAGATGAATGCAAG GTAACCTCAGCCACTAACGGCTCTGCTGCGGAGTGCACGCTTGTTGAGGAGGAACCATGGAAACATGAATAA